Proteins from one Podarcis raffonei isolate rPodRaf1 chromosome 1, rPodRaf1.pri, whole genome shotgun sequence genomic window:
- the OSGEPL1 gene encoding tRNA N6-adenosine threonylcarbamoyltransferase, mitochondrial, which translates to MFLTQFLCRYACLQKSFAVSGFGGAISKPPEPCWIDCLRRVSVCRGKRFSTKIVLGIETSCDDTAAAVVDEAGNILGEALHSQSAVHLKTGGIIPSVAQQLHQENIARVVQEALAVSRVSADGLSAIATTVKPGLALSLGVGLAYSLELVEKCKKPFIPIHHMEAHALTVRLTNRVDFPFLVLLLSGGHCILAVAQGVSDFLLLGQTLDIAPGDMLDKVARRLSLRKHPECSGLSGGKAIERLAQQGNRRRYEFKVPMEQHHNCNFSFAGLQSQVTRAIAEKEKEEGRQEGQLLSCIPDLAAAVQHTVTAHIVARTHRAIHFCRRKGILPQRKATLVASGGVASNQYIRKALQVLTDATDFALVCPPPRLCTDNGVMIAWNGIERLCAGLGVLYSTEGIRYEPKALLGTDISKEVQKASIKMPAPNQM; encoded by the exons ATGTTTTTGACACAG TTTCTTTGTAGGTATGCCTGTCTACAGAAATCTTTCGCAGTGAGCGGTTTTGGGGGAGCAATTTCGAAACCTCCTGAACCTTGCTGGATTGATTGTTTAAGAAGAGTCTCTGTTTGCCGTGGCAAACGCTTTTCTACCAAAATAGTTCTGGGTATCGAAACCAGCTGCGATGATACAGCCGCAGCTGTGGTGGATGAAGCTGGCAACATTTTAGGAGAAGCCCTGCATTCTCAAAGCGCGGTTCATCTGAA AACAGGTGGAATTATTCCTTCGGTGGCACAACAGCTTCACCAAGAAAACATTGCAAGGGTAGTGCAAGAAGCACTTGCCGTCAGCAGAGTTAGCGCAGATGGACTCTCAGCCATTGCAACAACCGTGAAGCCAGGACTTGCTTTGAGCCTCGGAGTTGGGTTGGCCTATAGTCTGGAACTGGTAGAGAAATGCAAGAAGCCTTTCATTCCCATCCATCATATGGAGGCGCATGCTCTTACCGTTAGGTTGACCAATCGTGTGGACTTCCCGTTCCTGGTACTTTTGCTCTCTGGGGGTCACTGTATACTAGCGGTAGCACAAGGAGTTTCAGATTTCCTTCTCCTTGGACAGACATTGGACATTGCACCTGGGGACATGTTGGATAAG GTAGCCAGAAGGCTTTCTTTACGAAAGCACCCAGAGTGCTCTGGCCTGAGCGGTGGAAAAGCGATAGAACGCTTGGCTCAGCAGGGAAATAGACGGCGTTATGAATTCAAAGTCCCCATGGAGCAACATCACAACTGCAACTTTTCCTTTGCTGGACTTCAGTCCCAGGTCACTAGAGCGAtcgcagaaaaagaaaaggaggaag GGCGTCAGGAAGGACAACTCCTGTCCTGCATACCAGACCTTGCTGCAGCAGTCCAGCACACGGTAACTGCTCATATTGTCGCTCGAACGCACCGAGCCATTCATTTCTGTAGAAGGAAGGGAATCTTGCCACAGAGGAAGGCAACTTTG GTGGCTTCGGGGGGTGTTGCAAGTAACCAGTATATCCGGAAAGCTCTGCAGGTTTTAACAGATGCCACCGATTTCGCCCTGGTATGTCCGCCTCCCAGACTGTGCACTGACAACGGTGTTATGATTGCATG GAATGGCATTGAAAGGCTTTGTGCAGGACTGGGTGTTTTATATAGCACAGAAGGCATAAGATACGAACCAAA AGCTCTGCTTGGGACTGATATCTCAAAAGAAGTCCAAAAAGCTTCCATCAAAATGCCAGCACCAAATCAGATGTGA
- the ORMDL1 gene encoding ORM1-like protein 1 has product MNVGVAHSEVNPNTRVMNSRGMWLTYALGVGLLHIVLLSIPFFSVPVAWTLTNVIHNLGMYVFLHAVKGTPFETPDQGKARLLTHWEQLDYGVQFTSSRKFFTISPIILYFLASFYTKYDPAHFILNTASLLSVLIPKLPQLHGVRIFGINKY; this is encoded by the exons atGAATGTCGGGGTTGCCCACAGTGAAGTAAATCCCAACACAAGAGTAATGAACAGCAGAGGAATGTGGCTCACGTACGCTCTTGGggttggcttgctccatattgtCTTGCTGAGCATTCCGTTCTTCAGTGTTCCGGTTGCATGGACCTTAACCAATGTTATTCACAATTTG GGAATGTATGTATTTTTGCATGCTGTAAAGGGGACACCATTTGAAACACCTGACCAAGGTAAAGCAAGACTGCTGACGCACTGGGAGCAGCTGGACTACGGCGTGCAGTTTACATCTTCCCGGAAATTCTTCACAATCTCTCCAATTATTTT GTATTTCCTGGCAAGCTTCTACACAAAATATGATCCGGCACATTTCATCCTAAACACAGCTTCTCTCTTAAGTGTACTTATTCCGAAGTTGCCACAGCTGCACGGAGTCAGAATCTTTGGGATCAACAAGTATTAA